The following are from one region of the Oncorhynchus masou masou isolate Uvic2021 chromosome 24, UVic_Omas_1.1, whole genome shotgun sequence genome:
- the LOC135512822 gene encoding G-protein coupled receptor 55-like, which translates to MMSNHSYGPHLCKTNMSEEVRLFQRVVYSPVFLLGLALNLSALRVFYRKRASFTDTHIYMLNLAVADCALITFLPFRIYHTFFSITSPGLCAVLVLINFTNMYASIFTVTAISVQRFIAIQFPFHSRRMGSKKQVAVVVCVMIWVTIVVLCVIFREHNRPEHNLACFEREFHLFPLGYILSLEILGYVVPLLTMLLCSCQTICTLLAYKDMHSYKDNRKSIRIISANLVVFFICYTPIHMAFFMKLYVAYKVPTDCQQYNLMHNFYHVSEWIATTNCCLDAIGYFFLVKEFRKELIPGKTVQRENQDSPERIALSRTE; encoded by the coding sequence ATGATGTCCAACCATTCATATGGACCACACCTCTGTAAGACCAACATGTCGGAGGAGGTGAGGCTGTTCCAGAGGGTTGTGTACAGCCCCGTGTTTTTGCTGGGTCTGGCCCTGAACCTCTCTGCCCTGAGGGTGTTCTACCGTAAGAGAGCCAgctttacagacacacacatctacaTGCTCAACCTGGCTGTGGCCGACTGTGCCCTCATCACCTTCCTGCCCTTCAGGATCTACCACACCTTCTTCAGCATTACCTCTCCTGGCCTCTGTGCTGTTCTGGTTCTCATTAATTTCACCAACATGTACGCTAGTATtttcactgttactgctatcagTGTTCAGAGATTCATCGCCATTCAGTTTCCCTTCCACTCCAGGAGAATGGGCTCCAAGAAGCAAGTGgctgttgtggtgtgtgtgatgaTATGGGTGACTATTGTGGTCCTATGTGTGATATTCAGGGAGCACAATAGACCTGAGCACAATCTGGCCTGCTTTGAGAGGGAATTCCATTTGTTTCCACTGGGCTACATTCTGTCTCTGGAGATACTGGGATATGTGGTTCCTCTTCTCACAATGCTGCTTTGTTCATGTCAGACGATCTGCACTCTGCTGGCCTACAAGGACATGCACTCATATAAGGACAACAGAAAAAGTATAAGAATAATATCAGCCAATTTGGTAGTCTTTTTCATCTGTTACACTCCTATCCATATGGCATTTTTCATGAAACTCTATGTTGCCTACAAAGTCCCCACTGACTGCCAACAGTATAATTTGATGCATAACTTTTATCATGTCTCAGAATGGATTGCCACAACAAACTGCTGTTTAGATGCTATTGGATATTTCTTCTTGGTAAAGGAGTTCCGCAAGGAACTGATCCCAGGGAAGACAGTGCAAAGAGAGAATCAAGACTCTCCAGAGAGAATTGCTCTCTCTAGAACCGAATAG